Sequence from the Castanea sativa cultivar Marrone di Chiusa Pesio chromosome 12, ASM4071231v1 genome:
tgtgaattcaattaaatttcaaaatgagaGTAATAAGTTGGAACTTAATGGACTCATCAATCATGTACAACATGTGATGATAAATCCTTACCTTTTTTCCTgctttttttctaagaaaaaaaaattgttagtgaTGGTGAAAAAAGAGTCAGGAGATTCTTGAGCACATCAAAACAGTATACTTCTCTATCATCTAAGAAATCCAATTGTTTTTGGGTTGAGTACTATGTCATTTTCATGTTAGGCCTGATCATTAATTGCATGCTTGTGCACTTTTAGGTTTTAGTTGAGTTGTTGCTTGTTTTGTGATCTGGACCTCTGTGACTGGTTTCATGAAACACGAGCATGGGGATGACAAATGGTAACCAAGgtgtttgaaaaaattgaaggttTTGATGCCTTGAAATGtataataagtttttaatttcttctggTATTAGTGTTATTTGTCAATTGTCTTTGATTTTCTAGTAAGTTTTGGATAATGTGAGAATGTGCGTAGTATGTTGTGTCCAGGGAATAAATTTTTTCACTATCTAGTAAGCACCTTGGAAGTTGCTTAGCATTTATTGAAAGTCCTGACTGGTCATGCCTTGTAATTTCCAATAAAAtatcaaagagaaagagaagagagggcGTCTTTGATTCTGAAATATTTGCAAGTTTGTGTTACAATTGGAGTTTAGTTGAGTTATTACTTCTAATTAAGTTGGTCGTGTTGAGTAGCATTTGCTTTTAGTAGTGTTGATTAAGTCTGCTACCCCAAATTGAGTGGCATCCTTGGAGTTCTCCATTTTCTTGGTTGAATCCCTTGGTTTCAACCACCCCTCACAAGTCTTGGCCTGCATCATTTCATCAAAGTCAAACCTGAGCTGTTTCAGAGCCTTGGGGAATAGAATAAGAGCAGCTGAATTGTGGGCTTGATATGGTTATTAGCAAGATGTGTGTTAGGGGTTAAAAGGGTTTCTTGTGGGTTCTCTGGTACCAAAAAAGTTTTGCAGCAACTCGATATTATTTATAGATTCCAATTTGGCAATCTAGatgtgtgtgtgcgtgcatGGGAGCTTTGGAGTCACCTTCTAATTCTTTTTACTTTagttgaattctttttttatttgactttcAAGAAGTTGGAAATTTATTTGGCCTGGGGGTCCATCTGCTTTTCACGTATTCAAGGATTCTATGACTTCTAGATCCCTTGCATCTTTTCTACATGTGTACTTctgcattttgtttctttattccCTGTAATTTGATGCTTTactcatttgacagttgttttttaattatggtGAGAAAAATATCATTGACATGTGAACAAAGATATTAAGAATAACCTTTATACATcaaagaataataatttttaatctatttattcatattgattttgttacttttgttatTGCCAGTACAAACTTATTGTTTCCTAATATTAGTGTATTCCATAAACAGGATATTGACTCAAAGCATTGGACTCCTCTTGTATCCATTTTTATCACGATCAGGCCAAGACAGAATAGTACTACACACGGTGAGTTTCACTGCTATACTTTGAGGTCCTTGTATTGTGAGTAGTGACATTCCATGTATTTTCGCTAATTTgcatttaaaaatcaaaaaatgtGAACTCGTAAATATCATTTGGTTAGTGTGTGAGCAATAAATGTGTTAATATGATCTATATTCATGCATTGTGGCGTGAACATCTCATAAGTTATACACTATGATTAGCCTGGGTAGAGTCTTGTTTTGAGCGAATAAATATTAAATCACAAAGTCATGGTAGGTGTCAATTACTGTGTGTTTCCTGGTTTCTCTTACTTTGAAGTCCACCATGTTGATTGCAGGTGGATTATCAGTTTAATTCATCAACTGGTACACTGAAAATCCTGCGTGGTAATCAACATTTTATGTCTAATCTTTTGATGCTGTTGCAGTGGTCTCCATATTTGTTAGAAGCAGACCTTCTGAAGGAGGTGAGCTTGTTCAAACATTAATTTGTTCCATTGCAACTTGTTCTTTTTGACATTGTATGTTTATATTGTATCTAATTCAAATATGTGTTGTGTTAATATGCAAATATTTTACTGTGTTTATTTGGTTAATTAGATAATAGTTTACAAGTCacattatgaaattttttggagATGGGTTTGTGCATAGGCTAAGGCACAAAACAACAACTTTACATCCTTATTTAGCTTCTCTTTAGGTTAATATATAGCTAGACATACAAGTTGCACATAATCACAGGCTATCCCATGCTTTTTCCATGACAATTTACTGTGCACCAAGTAAGTATATATTCTGTGTCTTACCAGATTTATTGATCAGCAGAAAGCCAGGCCTTGTCCggctcataaatttttttttttaataaagagagAGGATATTTTAAATGAGTTCCAtgctaaatattttcaatattctATTATCAATCATTACTTGCAAATATTTACGCATTGACTTTTCAAATTATTTCTTTGAACGGGTGAATTTTCAAATTATCCTCTTCTCTAATATTCAGCTAGCTTCTGAATATACTAAGTCCTCTCACCTCAATTTTGTCCCAATTTTGACATGGGTGcatatttaattgaaattcaaagaccaaattaataatctaaaatacaacataatgttataattattgtataaataaacaacacaaatatttattaGTGTATTTAAAGTTCATACGCTAACCTGACTGCTTATCCATTGGTTAGGGAGCAAGGTATTGAAAGCTGCACGATCACCATACTCATATTTCATGGAAACAAGAACTTCACTAAACATTATTCATTGACAAATTCCTATGTTAGAGCTTATtcaataaattcattatttttaatacCAACTTCAAAAAGGACAGACctctcttcaaaatttttattaaaaatgtagtTACATATGATCTTCTCCATTTCAGTAAATGGTTCGAACTCATTCATATCCTCCTCATCACCCAATCTAGATTCCTAAAAGAATATAGTATAATCAAATTAGcatataaaaatttgttgttttcgCACCCTTATATATCAATGCACACATTCATGAACTCACCTACAAtgaatctttgattttttgccTTTTATTGACTTTTGGAACTTCAGCTTGTGATGTGACAATTGGGCTGCGTTTTTGTGATCTGGTGACTTTGGGCTTGCTAGAAGGTGTAACACATGATGCATTAAGTCGAACATTATGAGGGAAAGTTAATTGCATCATATCCACATCCtgtgcaataaaaaaaaataataataaaataaaaaaaactcatgttgCTACTAAACATCCTAaacacatttaaaataaataaataacaaatactAATTCACTTACCACATTATGAGATAAGGGTGTTTTGCTGCCAGGTTTTTTATTAGATTGAGTTTGCCCAGCAATGTGAACACTACAGTCTTCCTCCATTGACACTATCTTAGATACTTCTTTAATGTGCTCTGTATcatcttgttttattttgtcTTGAACTGGAGATGTAGACTCTATCTTAGATTCTTTTTTAGCACATACTGTATCATCGTCATCCATTGTGTCTTGGATTATATATGGAGATGCAgacttcatttcttttttaacatCTACAATATTATTTAAGTTGAGGTCATTGGAATGTCCATAATGTTCCCTTGCTGTTTTCTTTAACTCCAAAAGAATGTCATTCTTAAATGTGTCCACATTGTTTGCAATATTTGCACGGTTTTCTGCATGACTAGCATTTCATCTTTAAGACTTGTTATTGATTGCTCAATTCTACGAATTGCTTCATCAAAACCCTGTGGATTAATTTATAGGTACAATCATCAACAAATGTCTAGCACCAAATTATCATCAAATTCATAAGATTTATTGGTTGAAAAAAGATACCATATTTGGCTTGTCTTCATGTTGAGATGGCATAGCATGAGATTCATTAATATCTTGTTTTTGTAGTGGAATATTTTCTGTCTCATGTCCACCATCCATTTGTGTTACAAACAActatgataaaaagaaaataaaaattatgtcaacTACATGGGGGTAATAATTCACATATAAAACATATTTAACTTATTTCTAAATagtcaaacattaaaaaaagtcaattatTACCTTAGGACTGTCAAAACTTCCAATTGAATGTAATTTAAGCATCCTTTGGTTAActtcttttttcccccaatAACAGATACGTGGTTGAGGTCGTTTGGACACATGTTCAATATTCGTTTCCACATTGACATGctcaaaataaaacaactgCAATATGTATAAAAGGGTCATAGAAATTTAGTCAAAAGAGTCAtacaaatttgataaaaaagaaaatcatattcTTGAAAGTAATTATTTTCTACAAATTACCATTAAAAATAGCAAGCAACCACTAACGCCAAcacaattcttttctttatatttgcACACACCTCGAATAAGAAAATCCAACACCAACTTTGCCCAATTCAAGCTTTTGAACTCATCAATATTAAGGAGAATTGAGATAAAGGACCGTTTGATATAAGGTTTAGAAGTGGGACATAATAAAGTACCCAATACAAACAGCACAAAACAACCAACAAATTCTTTTCCTGATGTTTTCATCTCCTTCAGCTTACCCTCTAAGAGGTTAATTGGTATATCCCTTACCACATTTAATCCATGTTGTTGGCATATATGATTTATCTCTTCAGCGCTTGCAACAATAGACACATCTACCCCACTTGATTTTACTCCTAGAATAAATTCTACATCTTTAGTGGATATTGGTAACCTCCTTCCACAAATATCCAATGCACAAGAATTGTGGTCAAAATGTTCAACTAACCATTTGCAAAAATCTCTATTCAACTGTATAGACCTTAAATCCAACATACTACCAAATCTCATTTCTCGAATAACAAATCTTTGTctttcatttaaatttgaaaccatcaaatgaacACGATTAGGGGCACACCGAGTATATAATGAAACCTGcattatataatgaataaaaagggtttcattgtgaaatttaatacataatcCTGAATGCTAAAAGTGTCATAGGTAAATACTTACTTTACGTGCTTTGCGAGGAATATTATGTGACAAATTAGCATACTTTTCAGAATTCTCACGTGCTTCCTTCTTGTACTCTAATTTAGAGTCTTCATCAAGATTCATCCACTTTTCTCTAATCTCCTTCTTAACCTGTAATAGATATTCAAACTCAATTAAGATCTCCATGAATATGTCATGTcaactaaacaataaaaataatctaaaaactataaatattatTCACTTACAGTTGTGCTTATCTTATCGACAATGCCCTTAGATTTCATCAATTCCAATTGCTTTTTACTGAAAATCCAAATTTAAtgaaacatattattttaaatataacaataggaaatatattataaatggatatataatgaaaatgaatcttactaataaattaaaaatggtcCAACAGGTCTtttcggggggggggggggggaacttgGACAGCACCCTGCTCTTCAATATTTTCCACTCTCCCCATACTCATATCTCAatataacatgaaataaaaacaaggTAAGCAATAAcatacatttgaaaaaaaaaatcacaattgaAAGCTATGGGAATTGCAAACTTTTTCCTTGCAAACTTCGTCCTGGACAACATAGATGATCaacgtttttatttattttattttattttattttttatacaataacCTGTGTCACTACTATAAAATGGaaataatatttgttatttgtggATGGTCATATCCTTCACTAAAGTGCCATATTCACCAAGATGCTTCTATCTAATCAGACAACATATTATAATGATTAAGAAGTAGGCTTTGTCACGTCACATCTGTCTTGCTGACATAACTAATTTATTCAAGATTATgactaaatttattttagattgtaCCCTTCTCTTGACTCTTTCTGTGCTTAATTTTGCatcttcataatattttttttaaatatacaagTTGGATTAAATTCGGGCAAAGTTGGGAGTcaagatataaaaatattttaatttaaaaatatctagTAACATGTTGTGTCAACAAGAAACAAATTCTATCACCCTATCGAAGAGCTAGCTAGAAAGGTATATTAGTATATTCcaaattctaatttctaattggGATCCAAGTTTCTCTATGATTATTAATGATCACGTAACTTAATCAGTGATCATTAAATTTCCTCCTTAGTAAGAGATGAGGAATCCAACCATTGATTCATGGGATCAagggttttttgttgttgttgtaaagTTAGGGATGAGATAATAATCTGCTATCAACTTTAAACGCAAATAGTTGACTGACACTAAATGtttataagtaataaacttAACCAAACTAAATAGAATAGATATGTACAGATATAATAAAggtccataaaaaaaataaaaaaaaaaaatctcacaactACTTATGGAAACAAGTTGTAATTGCggtatgataaaaattgtgttaatGATGAGTGTCTATATGAAGGCGATATTATTCCAATGAATGAagattcattctttttttaaaaacaattaataagtattattatttatcaaaggaacacaattaaaaaaaagatatggttTACATTTGAGTCCCATGAGATGTAGTACAAGTTGAAGCCCCCCAAAAATGAAACTGCTCTATAgctaataaagaaaaaaaggctGCGCTATTGCAATTTTAGCTAC
This genomic interval carries:
- the LOC142619452 gene encoding protein MICRORCHIDIA 6-like, translated to MSTIKDTVSSISLCISLCSRNLPFIASKFRFARNTTQQVLLLLLLLLVTSRILTQSIGLLLYPFLSRSGQDRIVLHTVDYQFNSSTGTLKILRGNQHFMSNLLMLLQWSPYLLEADLLKEVSLFKH
- the LOC142619453 gene encoding uncharacterized protein LOC142619453; the protein is MKSKGIVDKISTTVKKEIREKWMNLDEDSKLEYKKEARENSEKYANLSHNIPRKARKVSLYTRCAPNRVHLMVSNLNERQRFVIREMRFGSMLDLRSIQLNRDFCKWLVEHFDHNSCALDICGRRLPISTKDVEFILGVKSSGVDVSIVASAEEINHICQQHGLNVVRDIPINLLEGKLKEMKTSGKEFVGCFVLFVLGTLLCPTSKPYIKRSFISILLNIDEFKSLNWAKLVLDFLIRVVLF